In Archocentrus centrarchus isolate MPI-CPG fArcCen1 chromosome 1, fArcCen1, whole genome shotgun sequence, the following proteins share a genomic window:
- the LOC115785255 gene encoding C-type lectin domain family 4 member G-like — protein MSVKYHASKMGIEENKIAYQQFFEDGNQLRSAVYAVRNSPFKVATVCLGLLCVLLLAGVIGQSVHYQNVERDYQNSSKAMISEKENLNQNLKNVQKERRDIQSSYNRLQDNYNFVSQRKNQIQTNYNSLMEEKNQLRQDQIQLKNSNAALNQELAQLKILRSQLQSNNDILTKGKDLLQKQYDSLVKTRTDLQASYDSVTKDRNNLQNKFNNATRSKEQLQIRYNDLIKTVEHLQERNNFSTSEKDTLAKGHQNLTAQMEVLQTSFNVIKKAENDLQATYRALVKEKNDLENNFKNVTSERDLLKVNNENLTAEREKLLEEINRLNATMQEKKCPTGWKKFEYSCYFTSVSKKTWERSRADCQNRGADLAIIKSREEMSFINTLYSSDKEVWIGLTDERAEGQWKWVDGTPLTTTFWGKGQPNSYDGRNQDCVEFWHRATGNGDWNDENCNIEQNWICEM, from the exons ATGAGTGTTAAGTACCATGCATCCAAAATGGGCATTGAGGAGAATAAAATTGCCTACCAGCAGTTTTTTGAAGATGGCAATCAACTTCGCTCTGCAG TTTATGCAGTGAGAAACAGTCCTTTCAAGGTTGCCACAGTGTGCCTCGGGTTGCTGTGTGTTCTCCTTTTGGCTGGGGTCATAGGTCAAAGTGTCCACT ATCAAAATGTGGAGCGAGACTATCAGAACAGCTCAAAAGCCATGATCAGTGAGAAAGAGAATCTGAATCAGAACCTGAAAAACGTGCAAAAAGAGAGGCGGGATATTCAGTCGAGCTATAACCGGTTACAGGACAATTACAACTTTGTATCTCAAAGGAAGAACCAGATACAGACCAATTACAATTCactgatggaggaaaaaaaccaGCTTAGACAAGACCAAATCCAGTTAAAGAACAGCAATGCTGCTTTAAACCAAGAGTTAGCACAGCTAAAAATTCTTAGAAGCCAGTTGCAGTCGAATAATGATATTCTGACTAAAGGCAAAGACTTGCTACAGAAACAATATGATTCACTCGTCAAAACCAGAACTGACTTACAGGCCAGTTATGACTCTGTGACCAAAGACAGGAACAACTTACAGAACAAATTCAACAATGCAACCAGATCAAAGGAGCAGCTGCAGATAAGGTACAATGACTTGATTAAGACAGTAGAACATTTGCAGGAAAGAAACAACTTCTCCACCAGCGAGAAGGACACGTTAGCAAAAGGTCACCAAAATCTGACTGCACAAATGGAGGTGCTGCAGACTTCCTtcaatgtgattaaaaaagcagaaaatgatcTGCAGGCTACTTATCGCGCATTGgttaaggaaaaaaatgacctcGAAAACAATTTCAAGAATGTAACATCAGAAAGAGACCTGCTGAAGGTGAATAATGAAAACCTGACTGCCGAGAGAGAAAAGCTGCTGGAGGAGATTAACAGACTGAATGCAACAATGCAAG AGAAGAAATGCCCCACTGGCTGGAAGAAGTTTGAGTACAGCTGCTACTTCACGTCAGTGAGCAAGAAAACCTGGGAAAGGAGCAGAGCCGACTGCCAAAACAGAGGCGCAGACCTGGCAATAATCAAAAGCAGAGAGGAAATG AGTTTCATCAATACCTTGTATAGCAGTGACAAAGAAGTCTGGATTGGATTGACTGATGAAAGAGCAGAGGGCCAGTGGAAATGGGTGGACGGGACTCCACTGACTACAAC GTTTTGGGGTAAAGGTCAGCCCAACAGCTATGACGGGAGGAACCAGGACTGCGTGGAGTTCTGGCACCGTGCAACAGGCAACGGTGACTGGAATGACGAGAACTGTAATATTGAACAAAACTGGATCTGTGAGATGTAG
- the LOC115787513 gene encoding N-acetylaspartate synthetase-like: MDRLLVRKFELKDNRVVQHIFYDGLMEMVPDTAFRGLRHHPESLLLYAAMTVMALVITKSWWVVGLLPAIVVCLRYFYSRRVIHGYLKQAMSTDMANIEEFYMKSPGSCFWVAVLEGEVVGIVAAVGQQEVSGGAVVLQRMCVEQRHRKRGVGVALGRKVLEFAAHRGYSSVILGTTAYALAAHHLYQSLGFRCVGVTNGYATPGGEQSLLEQVFYRVRHHHYSLDVKNSKIPSRQH; encoded by the exons ATGGACAGACTCTTAGTACGTAAATTTGAGCTAAAAGACAATCGAGTAGTGCAGCATATTTTTTATGATGGGCTGATGGAGATGGTGCCAGACACTGCCTTCAGAGGGTTAAGACATCACCCTGAGAGTCTCTTGCTTTATGCTGCTATGACAG TTATGGCTCTTGTCATCACCAAGTCTTGGTGGGTGGTAGGACTCCTCCCAGCAATTGTGGTGTGTTTGCGGTACTTCTACAGCAGGCGTGTGATCCATGGTTACCTGAAGCAAGCCATGAGCACAGACATGGCGAACATTGAGGAATTTTACATGAAGTCACCAG GCTCGTGTTTTTGGGTGGCAGTGTTGGAAGGCGAAGTTGTGGGCATTGTAGCAGCAGTTGGCCAGCAGGAGGTGTCAGGAGGCGCTGTTGTCCTGCAGAGGATGTGTGTTGAGCAGAGACATCGGAAACGTGGGGTCGGTGTTGCACTGGGAAGGAAAGTTCTAGAGTTTGCCGCTCATCGTGGATATTCCTCTGTTATCCTTGGGACCACAGCGTATGCACTGGCAGCACACCACCTCTACCAGAGCCTGGGTTTCCGTTGTGTGGGGGTCACCAATGGGTATGCCACACCAGGTGGAGAACAGTCCTTACTTGAACAAGTTTTCTACAGAGTACGCCATCATCACTACAGCCTCGATGTGAAAAACAGTAAAATCCCCAGCAGACAGCATTGA